From a single Micromonospora pallida genomic region:
- a CDS encoding PAS domain-containing protein — MDDSLLADATTVDGTAVDAPRWRDVFASGGETGARIAAHDWAATPLGPVAGWPPSLRTALTLCLHAPLPTVLWWGPAKIMLHNDAYRPLLGQSGREALGRPGPEATPETWHVVGPLLDGVLAGRGATGSPDEPLLIERDGFRQECHLVFSCSPVVDETGVPVGVLTTVTERTDRVLTTVTERVVGATTACDPARQRSRLPGTVRDTEDPALTERHRAVAALADELVTAGDADGVAAIAVRAWERAFTGRAYLMARGADGATTAYTSVGPVVPATLDPGVVARLLAAGDRPPAGDADATGLGGRIQTSTGAWSFWVRLPAPRPLRPEEHLLAGLLAAAVGQALRRVEAVARQDAVTADLRGAVREATDREHAWRAEAAARADQQRADRRFRSLVEASSAVVWSADATGAIGVPQPSWEAYTGQRWPGYAGFGWTTVVHPEDAPHLKAEWRKGLAAGAPLFEFEGRLWHAGSGTHRHVVVRAASLRDATGTVSEWIGTIYDTDDRVRAEERARRTAAISEALLDTSPVGFGWVDPQLRYRYVNPALAAMNGRPVAAHLGRRPGEVLPTYGKQVEQLLRRSLARGPISGVELSTPDGGPAGGVRHLVASYFPIRIAHPHELVGVGFTLVDVTERTRLAQALGEQRARHERLAATDVLAVFGGNDERITEANEAFVTMLGYTPADVTEGRLSWPELTPPGWDEVDLRAQAELATTGRARAYVKEYLHRDGHRVPVQIGMVALEREPLRWLAYATDLSAERAAQAELRLFQALVERSGDFIAVAAPNGRMVYVNPAGREFVGLAGDAPLDRLRLLDFAAPEVRPAWRRELIPTARREGHHRTESRLVRLDTGERRDVDHQTFTVTTGTGAESHAFLAAVARDIGDRQRTLRQAEALARLAGALSTAPGRAEVAAAVTAIAPDALDGARVRLATAAPGGPVLEVTESSRHDRLDVDADIPLARAVRDNTVITVDGGTGTTLGLCVPLRYGEGGPLGAVEAHWGRPVTDDEALRNLLDTVAGLCSQALQRAELTRSARAMAEFAARLSITRTTAEAIEVILTAVPATLGASRPTLAVREDGPRIRLHRAGPQPVPAHGRNDLTVDDPGPIPVALRTGARIVLPDRAAFAARFPGLVDSAGADGLVTTVALPLLDAQRRPIAVLAFGWSRARPFREGDLALLDTIADLCEQTLERVRLAAAEHNLVTRLAGRLRTSSRPAPASLDIATRYQPAVSGLNLGGDWYDLIRLDGDRLAVVVGDVVGHRVEAAADMAQLRTMVNTLIRTGVPLGEVFPRLTDLVGAGFLGTCLAMVVDPAAGEVLVARAGHPHPVVARRRRRPVAVDTEPSLPLGMVRETMTLTAYPFEPGDLLVAYTDGLVERRDQVYDAGVTALRRVVSAHRRRSVERIADALLTELGGSDDDQALVVIRHVGSTLDSQR; from the coding sequence ATGGACGACTCGCTGCTCGCCGACGCCACAACTGTCGACGGCACAGCTGTCGATGCGCCACGGTGGCGGGACGTCTTCGCGTCCGGCGGCGAGACCGGCGCCCGGATCGCCGCCCACGACTGGGCCGCGACACCGCTGGGCCCGGTGGCCGGCTGGCCGCCGAGCCTACGGACGGCGCTGACCCTCTGCCTGCACGCGCCGTTGCCGACCGTGCTCTGGTGGGGTCCGGCGAAGATCATGCTGCACAACGACGCATACCGGCCCCTTCTCGGCCAGTCGGGGCGGGAGGCGCTGGGCCGACCGGGCCCCGAGGCGACTCCGGAGACCTGGCACGTGGTCGGGCCGCTGCTCGACGGGGTGCTGGCCGGCCGGGGCGCGACCGGCAGCCCGGACGAGCCGCTGCTGATCGAGCGGGACGGCTTCCGGCAGGAGTGCCACCTCGTCTTCTCGTGCAGCCCGGTGGTGGACGAGACCGGCGTGCCCGTCGGGGTGCTCACCACCGTCACCGAACGCACCGACCGGGTGCTCACCACCGTCACTGAGCGGGTGGTCGGCGCGACGACGGCGTGCGACCCGGCCCGGCAACGCAGCCGGCTGCCGGGCACCGTCCGGGACACCGAGGACCCGGCGCTGACCGAACGGCACCGGGCCGTCGCCGCGCTCGCCGACGAGCTGGTCACCGCCGGTGACGCCGACGGGGTCGCGGCGATCGCCGTACGGGCCTGGGAGCGCGCCTTCACCGGCCGGGCGTACCTGATGGCCCGGGGTGCCGACGGGGCGACGACGGCGTACACCTCGGTCGGGCCGGTCGTGCCGGCGACGCTGGACCCGGGGGTCGTCGCCCGACTGCTCGCCGCCGGGGACCGGCCACCGGCAGGGGACGCGGACGCCACCGGGCTGGGTGGCCGGATCCAGACCTCCACCGGGGCGTGGAGCTTCTGGGTCCGGCTGCCCGCGCCCCGGCCGCTGCGCCCCGAGGAGCACCTGCTGGCCGGGCTGCTCGCCGCCGCCGTCGGACAGGCGTTGCGCCGGGTCGAGGCGGTGGCCCGCCAGGACGCGGTCACCGCCGACCTGCGCGGGGCGGTCCGCGAGGCGACCGACCGGGAACACGCCTGGCGGGCCGAGGCGGCGGCCCGCGCCGACCAGCAGCGCGCCGACCGGCGGTTCCGCAGCCTGGTGGAGGCGTCCTCGGCGGTGGTCTGGTCGGCCGACGCGACCGGGGCGATCGGCGTGCCGCAGCCGTCCTGGGAGGCGTACACCGGGCAACGCTGGCCGGGGTACGCCGGCTTCGGCTGGACGACCGTGGTGCACCCGGAGGACGCGCCGCACCTGAAGGCGGAGTGGCGCAAGGGGCTGGCCGCCGGCGCGCCGCTGTTCGAGTTCGAGGGCCGGCTCTGGCACGCCGGCAGCGGCACCCACCGGCACGTGGTGGTCCGGGCGGCCAGCCTGCGCGACGCCACCGGCACGGTCAGCGAGTGGATCGGCACGATCTACGACACCGACGACCGGGTCCGCGCGGAGGAACGGGCCCGCCGGACGGCGGCGATCAGCGAGGCGCTGCTGGACACCTCCCCCGTCGGCTTCGGCTGGGTCGACCCCCAGCTGCGCTACCGGTACGTCAACCCGGCGCTGGCCGCGATGAACGGCCGCCCGGTGGCGGCGCACCTGGGCCGCCGGCCAGGCGAGGTGCTGCCCACGTACGGGAAACAGGTCGAGCAGTTGCTGCGCCGGTCGCTGGCGCGCGGCCCGATCAGCGGGGTGGAGCTCAGCACGCCCGACGGCGGCCCGGCCGGCGGTGTCCGGCACCTGGTGGCCAGCTACTTCCCGATCCGCATCGCGCACCCGCACGAGCTGGTCGGGGTGGGGTTCACGCTCGTCGACGTGACCGAGCGGACCCGGCTGGCCCAGGCCCTCGGTGAGCAGCGGGCCCGGCACGAACGGCTGGCCGCCACCGACGTGCTGGCTGTCTTCGGGGGCAACGACGAGCGGATCACCGAGGCCAACGAGGCGTTCGTGACCATGCTCGGCTACACCCCGGCCGACGTGACCGAGGGACGGCTGAGCTGGCCGGAGCTGACTCCCCCCGGCTGGGACGAGGTGGACCTCCGGGCCCAGGCCGAGCTGGCCACGACCGGACGGGCGCGGGCGTACGTCAAGGAGTACCTGCACCGCGACGGGCACCGGGTGCCGGTGCAGATCGGCATGGTCGCGCTGGAGCGGGAACCGCTGCGCTGGCTCGCGTACGCCACCGACCTCAGCGCGGAGCGGGCCGCCCAGGCCGAGCTGCGGCTGTTCCAGGCGCTGGTGGAACGGTCCGGCGACTTCATCGCGGTGGCCGCGCCGAACGGGCGGATGGTCTACGTCAACCCGGCCGGGCGGGAGTTCGTCGGACTGGCCGGCGACGCGCCGCTGGACCGGCTGCGGCTGCTCGACTTCGCCGCGCCGGAGGTGCGCCCGGCCTGGCGGCGGGAGCTGATCCCGACCGCGCGGCGCGAGGGGCACCACCGCACGGAGAGCCGGCTGGTCCGCCTCGACACCGGTGAGCGGCGCGACGTCGACCACCAGACCTTCACCGTCACCACCGGCACCGGAGCGGAGTCGCACGCCTTCCTCGCCGCCGTCGCCCGGGACATCGGCGACCGGCAGCGCACCCTGCGGCAGGCGGAGGCGCTGGCCCGGCTGGCCGGGGCGTTGAGCACCGCGCCGGGTCGGGCGGAGGTGGCCGCCGCGGTGACCGCGATCGCGCCGGACGCCCTCGACGGGGCCCGGGTACGCCTCGCCACGGCCGCGCCGGGCGGGCCGGTGCTGGAGGTCACCGAGTCGTCCCGCCACGACCGGCTCGACGTGGACGCCGACATCCCGCTGGCCCGGGCGGTACGGGACAACACGGTGATCACCGTCGACGGGGGCACCGGGACGACGCTGGGGCTGTGCGTGCCGCTGCGCTACGGCGAGGGCGGGCCGCTGGGCGCGGTCGAGGCGCACTGGGGCCGGCCGGTCACCGACGACGAGGCGTTGCGCAACCTCCTCGACACCGTGGCGGGGCTGTGCAGCCAGGCGTTGCAGCGGGCCGAGCTGACCCGCTCGGCGCGGGCGATGGCGGAGTTCGCCGCCCGGCTCAGCATCACCCGTACCACGGCCGAGGCGATCGAGGTGATCCTGACCGCCGTGCCGGCGACCCTCGGGGCGAGCCGTCCCACGCTGGCCGTACGGGAGGACGGGCCTCGGATCCGGCTGCACCGCGCGGGGCCGCAGCCGGTCCCGGCGCACGGCCGGAACGACCTGACCGTGGACGACCCCGGGCCGATCCCGGTGGCGTTGCGGACCGGTGCGCGGATCGTCCTGCCGGACCGGGCGGCGTTCGCCGCGCGCTTCCCCGGCCTGGTCGACTCGGCCGGGGCCGACGGGCTGGTCACCACGGTGGCCCTGCCGCTGCTGGACGCGCAGCGCCGGCCGATCGCGGTGCTGGCCTTCGGTTGGTCCCGGGCGCGGCCGTTCCGGGAGGGCGACCTGGCGCTGCTGGACACCATCGCCGACCTGTGCGAGCAGACCCTGGAACGGGTCCGGCTCGCCGCCGCCGAGCACAACCTGGTCACCCGGCTCGCCGGTCGGCTGCGTACCTCGTCCCGGCCGGCCCCGGCCAGCCTGGACATCGCCACCCGCTACCAGCCGGCGGTGAGCGGGCTGAACCTCGGCGGCGACTGGTACGACCTGATCCGGCTCGACGGCGACCGGCTGGCCGTGGTGGTGGGCGACGTGGTCGGTCACCGGGTCGAGGCCGCCGCCGACATGGCGCAGCTCCGGACGATGGTGAACACGCTGATCCGTACCGGGGTGCCGCTGGGTGAGGTGTTCCCCCGGCTGACCGACCTGGTCGGGGCGGGGTTCCTCGGCACCTGCCTGGCGATGGTGGTCGACCCGGCGGCGGGTGAGGTCCTGGTGGCGCGGGCCGGGCACCCGCACCCGGTGGTGGCCCGGCGTCGGCGACGACCGGTGGCGGTGGACACCGAGCCCTCGCTGCCGCTGGGCATGGTGCGGGAGACGATGACCCTCACCGCGTACCCGTTCGAGCCGGGTGACCTGCTCGTGGCGTACACCGATGGGCTGGTGGAACGGCGCGACCAGGTGTACGACGCGGGGGTGACCGCGCTGCGCCGGGTGGTCTCGGCGCACCGGCGGCGGTCCGTGGAGCGGATCGCCGACGCGCTCCTGACCGAACTGGGCGGCTCCGACGACGACCAGGCCCTGGTGGTGATCCGGCACGTCGGGTCCACCCTGGACTCTCAGCGCTGA
- the pyk gene encoding pyruvate kinase, producing the protein MGVTRRAKIVCTLGPATSSPERIRGLVEAGMNVARLNFSHGSHADHEAVYRLVREAAQAAGRPVAVLADLQGPKIRLGRFADGPHEWRTGDSVVITGDEVLGTKERVSCTYRKLPQEVKPGDRLLIDDGRVAVEVTDVTGNDIRCLVTEGGPVSNNKGVSLPNVAVSVPALSEKDAEDLRFALGLGVDLVALSFVRSAEDIKLVHTIMAEVGVHRPVLAKVEKPEAVDHLEAIVLAFDGVMVARGDLGVEMPLDQVPLVQKRAVQLCRENAKPVIVATQMLDSMIENSRPTRAEASDVANAVLDGADAVMLSGETSVGKYPVLTVSTMAKIVSTTEAGSFAVPRLQHDPRTHGGALTSAASSIARNIGAKALVAFSQTGDTVKRLSRLHCDLPLLAFTPVPEVYRQLALSWGVQTFLMPFVEHTDDMFRQVDQALLGLNRANPGDYVVIVAGSPPGTPGSTNTLRVHQLGSLVDAASARALQ; encoded by the coding sequence ATGGGCGTGACACGCCGCGCGAAGATCGTCTGCACACTCGGCCCCGCCACCTCCTCACCGGAACGCATTCGCGGGCTGGTCGAGGCGGGCATGAACGTGGCGAGGCTGAACTTCAGCCACGGCAGCCACGCCGACCACGAGGCCGTCTACCGACTGGTCCGCGAGGCCGCCCAGGCGGCGGGTCGCCCGGTCGCCGTACTGGCCGACCTCCAGGGCCCCAAGATCCGTCTCGGCCGGTTCGCCGACGGGCCGCACGAGTGGCGTACCGGCGACTCGGTGGTGATCACCGGTGACGAGGTGCTCGGCACCAAGGAGCGGGTCTCCTGCACCTACCGGAAGCTGCCGCAGGAGGTGAAGCCCGGCGACCGGCTGCTGATCGACGACGGTCGGGTCGCCGTCGAGGTCACCGACGTCACCGGCAACGACATCCGCTGCCTGGTCACCGAGGGCGGCCCGGTATCCAACAACAAGGGCGTCTCGCTGCCGAACGTGGCGGTCAGCGTGCCGGCGCTGTCCGAGAAGGACGCCGAGGACCTCCGTTTCGCCCTCGGCCTCGGGGTCGACCTGGTCGCGCTCTCCTTCGTCCGCTCGGCGGAGGACATCAAGCTCGTCCACACCATCATGGCCGAGGTCGGGGTGCACCGGCCGGTGCTGGCCAAGGTCGAGAAGCCCGAGGCGGTCGACCACCTCGAGGCGATCGTCCTGGCCTTCGACGGCGTCATGGTCGCCCGGGGCGACCTCGGCGTCGAGATGCCGCTGGACCAGGTTCCGCTGGTGCAGAAGCGGGCGGTGCAGCTCTGCCGGGAGAACGCCAAGCCGGTCATCGTCGCCACCCAGATGCTCGACTCGATGATCGAGAACTCCCGGCCGACCCGGGCCGAGGCCTCCGACGTCGCCAACGCCGTCCTCGACGGCGCGGACGCGGTGATGCTCTCCGGCGAGACCAGCGTCGGCAAGTACCCGGTGCTCACCGTCAGCACCATGGCCAAGATCGTCAGCACCACCGAGGCCGGCTCGTTCGCCGTGCCCCGGCTCCAGCACGACCCCCGTACCCACGGCGGCGCGCTGACCTCGGCGGCGTCGTCGATCGCCCGGAACATCGGCGCGAAGGCGCTGGTCGCGTTCTCGCAGACCGGTGACACCGTGAAGCGCCTCTCCCGGCTGCACTGCGACCTGCCGCTGCTGGCCTTCACCCCGGTCCCCGAGGTCTACCGGCAGCTCGCCCTCTCCTGGGGCGTGCAGACCTTCCTGATGCCGTTCGTGGAGCACACCGACGACATGTTCCGCCAGGTCGACCAGGCGCTGCTCGGCCTCAACCGGGCCAACCCGGGCGACTACGTGGTCATCGTCGCCGGCAGCCCGCCCGGCACCCCCGGTTCCACCAACACCCTGCGGGTGCACCAGCTCGGCTCGCTCGTGGACGCGGCGTCGGCGCGGGCCTTGCAGTGA
- a CDS encoding acyl-CoA thioesterase, with product MTDVLTGQAAVDQLLEVLDLAPTGATTFRGISPPVGPQRVYGGQVAGQALVAAGRTVDPERFVHSLHGYFVRPGDPSEPIDYAVENIRDGRSFSVRRSVAYQHGKPIFFMSASFQHREEGLDHQAPNPPDVPGPEGVPTMTDRLARYPERLGIWAMIPRPIDVRYVGEPGWVRPGDRPADPHQRVWMRIDGKLPDDPLLHACALTYASDLTLLDSVLSVHGEVWGPGGVVGASLDHALWFHRPFRADEWFLYDCWSPSASGGRGLATGRMFTTDGGHIASAVQEGLLRRVEG from the coding sequence GTGACCGACGTCCTGACCGGCCAGGCCGCCGTCGACCAACTGCTGGAGGTCCTCGACCTCGCGCCGACCGGCGCGACGACCTTCCGGGGGATCAGCCCCCCGGTCGGTCCCCAGCGGGTGTACGGCGGCCAGGTCGCCGGTCAGGCCCTGGTGGCCGCCGGCCGCACGGTCGACCCCGAACGGTTCGTGCACTCGCTGCACGGCTACTTCGTCCGGCCCGGCGACCCGAGCGAGCCGATCGACTACGCGGTGGAGAACATCCGCGACGGCCGGTCCTTCTCGGTCCGCCGGTCGGTGGCCTACCAGCACGGGAAGCCGATCTTCTTCATGTCGGCCTCGTTTCAGCACCGCGAGGAGGGGCTGGACCACCAGGCCCCCAACCCGCCGGACGTGCCCGGTCCGGAGGGCGTCCCCACCATGACCGACCGGCTCGCCCGCTACCCGGAGCGGCTCGGCATCTGGGCGATGATCCCCCGCCCGATCGACGTGCGCTACGTCGGCGAGCCCGGCTGGGTACGCCCCGGCGACCGGCCCGCCGACCCGCACCAGCGGGTCTGGATGCGGATCGACGGCAAGCTGCCCGACGATCCGCTGCTGCACGCGTGCGCCCTGACGTACGCCTCGGACCTGACCCTGCTCGACTCGGTGCTGTCGGTGCACGGCGAGGTCTGGGGACCCGGCGGCGTGGTCGGGGCCAGCCTCGACCACGCGCTCTGGTTCCACCGCCCGTTCCGCGCCGACGAGTGGTTCCTCTACGACTGCTGGAGTCCATCGGCCTCCGGCGGCCGGGGACTGGCCACCGGCCGGATGTTCACCACCGACGGTGGGCACATCGCCAGCGCCGTGCAGGAGGGGTTGCTGCGCCGCGTCGAGGGCTGA
- a CDS encoding RrF2 family transcriptional regulator, whose amino-acid sequence MRLSARVDYALRATAELAAVAGDGPSRTRPVTAEQIARAQDIPPKFLESILLQLRRGGVVHAQRGPEGGYWLARPAAEISLAEVIRVIDGPLAHVRGQRPEQLGYHGAARALQEVWIALRASEREILEMVTVADVAAGTLPERINQLAADPRAWT is encoded by the coding sequence ATGCGCCTCTCCGCTCGGGTCGACTACGCGTTACGGGCAACCGCCGAACTCGCGGCGGTCGCCGGGGACGGGCCCAGCCGGACCCGGCCGGTCACCGCCGAGCAGATTGCCCGGGCACAGGACATCCCGCCGAAGTTCCTGGAGAGCATCCTGCTCCAACTGCGCCGCGGTGGTGTCGTGCACGCCCAGCGTGGCCCGGAGGGTGGCTACTGGCTGGCCAGACCGGCCGCCGAGATCTCCCTCGCCGAGGTGATCCGGGTGATCGACGGTCCGCTGGCACACGTCCGGGGGCAGCGCCCCGAGCAACTCGGCTACCACGGAGCGGCCCGGGCGTTGCAGGAGGTGTGGATCGCCCTGCGGGCCAGCGAACGGGAGATCCTCGAGATGGTCACCGTCGCCGACGTGGCCGCCGGGACGCTGCCCGAGCGGATCAACCAGCTCGCCGCGGATCCCCGCGCCTGGACCTGA
- a CDS encoding sulfite exporter TauE/SafE family protein: MRKLLVLALVGLAAQLVDGSLGMAYGLTSSTLLLLVGVAPAAASASVHLAEIGTTLAAGAAHWRFGNVDWRVVRRIALPGAIGAFAGATLLSSISTEAAAPWMAGILFVLGGYLLVRFSRPLRTDRRGGRLRSRFLGPLGLVAGFVDATGGGGWGPVATPALLVSGRMEPRKVIGSVDTSEFVVASAASIGFLIGLGSEGFVLPIVLALLAGGLIAAPVAAWLVRIVPAQLLGAAVGGVIVLTNARSLIRAAGLDGPAPATVYVLLGLGWLTAIVLAVRVLRRTRRAGTAAAQPTDEDATAPQPAGVATSARQPADVDAAAPQPLAGVER; the protein is encoded by the coding sequence GTGCGCAAGCTGCTGGTACTGGCACTGGTCGGCCTCGCCGCCCAGTTGGTGGACGGCTCGCTCGGCATGGCCTACGGGCTGACCTCGTCCACCCTGCTGCTCCTGGTCGGAGTCGCCCCCGCCGCCGCGTCCGCCTCGGTGCACCTCGCCGAGATCGGCACCACCCTCGCCGCCGGGGCCGCGCACTGGCGGTTCGGCAACGTCGACTGGCGGGTGGTACGCCGGATCGCCCTGCCCGGCGCGATCGGGGCCTTCGCCGGCGCGACCCTGCTCAGCTCCATCTCCACCGAGGCCGCCGCACCCTGGATGGCCGGCATCCTCTTCGTGCTCGGCGGGTACCTGCTGGTGCGCTTCTCCCGGCCGCTGCGCACCGACCGGCGCGGTGGCCGGCTGCGCAGCCGGTTCCTCGGGCCGCTCGGCCTGGTCGCCGGCTTCGTCGACGCCACCGGCGGCGGGGGATGGGGCCCGGTCGCCACCCCGGCGCTGCTGGTCTCCGGCCGAATGGAACCCCGCAAGGTGATCGGCTCGGTGGACACCTCCGAGTTCGTCGTCGCCAGCGCCGCCAGCATCGGCTTCCTGATCGGGCTCGGCTCGGAGGGCTTCGTGCTGCCCATCGTGCTGGCGTTGCTGGCCGGCGGGCTGATCGCCGCCCCGGTGGCCGCCTGGCTGGTCCGGATCGTCCCGGCCCAACTGCTCGGCGCGGCCGTCGGCGGCGTGATCGTGTTGACCAACGCTCGCAGCCTGATCCGCGCCGCCGGCCTCGACGGGCCGGCCCCGGCCACCGTCTACGTGCTCCTCGGCCTCGGCTGGCTGACCGCCATCGTCCTGGCGGTCCGCGTGCTGCGCCGTACCCGCCGGGCCGGGACCGCCGCGGCGCAGCCCACCGACGAGGACGCCACTGCGCCGCAGCCCGCCGGCGTGGCCACCTCGGCGCGGCAGCCCGCCGACGTGGACGCCGCCGCGCCGCAGCCGCTGGCCGGCGTCGAGCGCTGA
- a CDS encoding pyridoxal-dependent decarboxylase has protein sequence MPPHMDPEEFRRAGHAVVDWIADYWSTLDARPVTSQDPPGTVAAALPAGPPTDGEPVEAVLADLDTVIAPGLTHWQHPGFFGYFPANTSGPSVLGDLVSAGLGVQGMLWATGPACTELETRMLDWLAGLLGLPERFHSSGRGGGVIQDSASSATLVATLAALHRASGGRWRDVGVDRRYRAYTSTQGHSSIEKAARIAGLGDDGVRPIEVDPETLALRPAALRAAIEADLAAGEVPTIVVATIGTTSTAAVDPLPEIGAICAEYGVWLHVDAAYAGAAAVCPELRWSHAGVEYADSYCFDPHKWLLTGFDCDAFWVADAAELVEALTVLPEYLRNAATESGAVIDYRDWQVPLGRRFRALKLWFVLRWYGVEGLRAHIRSGVALAAQLANRIRADDRFEMAAPHPFSLVCFRLRAGDEPSAALLARVNATGRVYLTHTRVGGRYTLRLAVGSPQTRAEHIDGAWELLRTTADSLLAEETPTR, from the coding sequence ATGCCCCCTCACATGGACCCCGAGGAGTTCCGCCGCGCCGGCCACGCGGTGGTGGACTGGATCGCCGACTACTGGTCGACGCTCGACGCCCGCCCGGTGACCTCGCAGGACCCGCCCGGGACGGTCGCCGCCGCGCTGCCGGCCGGGCCACCGACCGACGGCGAGCCGGTCGAGGCGGTGCTCGCCGACCTCGACACCGTGATCGCTCCCGGGCTCACCCACTGGCAGCACCCCGGGTTCTTCGGCTACTTCCCCGCCAACACCAGCGGCCCGAGCGTCCTCGGCGACCTGGTCAGCGCCGGGCTCGGCGTACAGGGCATGCTCTGGGCCACCGGCCCGGCGTGCACCGAGCTGGAGACGAGGATGCTCGACTGGCTGGCCGGGTTGCTCGGCCTGCCGGAGCGGTTCCACTCGTCCGGCCGGGGCGGCGGGGTGATCCAGGACTCGGCCTCGTCGGCGACCCTGGTGGCCACCCTGGCGGCGCTGCACCGGGCCAGCGGGGGCCGGTGGCGCGACGTCGGCGTCGACCGCCGCTACCGCGCCTACACCTCGACCCAGGGGCACTCCTCCATCGAGAAGGCTGCCCGGATCGCCGGCCTGGGCGACGACGGGGTACGCCCGATCGAGGTGGATCCGGAGACCCTCGCTCTGCGTCCGGCGGCGCTGCGCGCCGCGATCGAGGCCGACCTGGCGGCCGGCGAGGTGCCCACGATCGTGGTGGCGACGATCGGGACCACCTCCACCGCCGCCGTGGACCCGCTGCCGGAGATCGGCGCGATCTGCGCCGAGTACGGCGTCTGGCTGCACGTCGACGCGGCGTACGCGGGGGCGGCGGCGGTCTGCCCGGAGCTGCGCTGGTCGCACGCCGGCGTGGAGTACGCCGACTCGTACTGTTTCGACCCGCACAAGTGGCTGCTCACCGGCTTCGACTGCGACGCCTTCTGGGTGGCCGACGCGGCCGAGCTGGTCGAGGCGCTGACCGTGCTGCCGGAGTACCTGCGCAACGCCGCCACCGAGTCCGGCGCGGTGATCGACTACCGGGACTGGCAGGTGCCGCTGGGCCGGCGGTTCCGCGCGCTGAAGCTCTGGTTCGTGCTCCGCTGGTACGGCGTCGAGGGGCTACGGGCGCACATCCGTTCCGGGGTGGCGCTGGCCGCCCAGCTCGCCAACCGGATCCGCGCCGACGACCGGTTCGAGATGGCCGCCCCGCACCCGTTCTCGCTGGTCTGCTTCCGGCTGCGGGCCGGCGACGAGCCGAGCGCCGCCCTGCTGGCGCGGGTGAACGCGACCGGCCGGGTGTACCTGACGCACACCCGGGTCGGTGGCCGGTACACGCTGCGCCTGGCGGTGGGCTCACCGCAGACCCGCGCGGAGCACATCGACGGGGCCTGGGAGTTGCTCCGGACGACGGCGGACAGCCTGCTCGCCGAGGAGACCCCGACCCGCTGA
- a CDS encoding LLM class flavin-dependent oxidoreductase — MIDVPLSVLDLAPVAAGTSSGAALRHTTELARRTEELGYHRFWVAEHHNMPAIASSAPAVLIAHLAAHTSTIRLGSGGVMLPNHAPLVVAEQFGTLEALHPGRIDLGIGRAPGTDQRTALALRRTMEGLSAEGFPQELADLMNYFSGERPGPIVATPGRGEQPAIWLLGSSGFSAQLAGALGLPFSFAHHFSAANTEPALALYRRSFRPSRWLDRPYAMVAVNAVCAETDERARWLAGPAALSFLKLRSGKPEPLVSPEEAAAYPYTALEREFVAQRGEGQATGSPETVRRQLGELLERTRADELMLTALVYDVADRVRSFELIAEQVAGGLRRAG; from the coding sequence GTGATCGACGTACCGTTGTCTGTTCTTGATCTTGCCCCGGTCGCGGCGGGCACCTCCTCCGGGGCGGCGCTGCGGCACACCACCGAGTTGGCCCGGCGCACGGAGGAGCTGGGGTACCACCGGTTCTGGGTGGCCGAGCACCACAACATGCCCGCCATCGCCAGTTCGGCGCCGGCGGTGCTGATCGCGCACCTGGCCGCGCACACCTCGACGATCCGGCTCGGCTCGGGCGGGGTGATGCTGCCGAACCACGCGCCGCTGGTGGTGGCGGAGCAGTTCGGCACCCTGGAGGCGCTGCATCCGGGCCGGATCGACCTGGGGATCGGCCGGGCACCGGGCACCGACCAGCGGACCGCGTTGGCGTTGCGCCGGACGATGGAGGGGTTGTCGGCGGAGGGCTTCCCCCAGGAGTTGGCCGACCTGATGAACTACTTCAGCGGGGAACGGCCGGGGCCGATCGTGGCGACGCCGGGCCGGGGTGAGCAGCCGGCGATCTGGCTGCTGGGGTCGAGCGGATTCAGCGCCCAGTTGGCCGGGGCGCTGGGCTTGCCGTTCTCGTTCGCGCACCACTTCAGCGCGGCGAACACCGAGCCGGCCCTGGCGCTGTACCGGCGTAGCTTCCGGCCCTCGCGGTGGCTGGACCGGCCGTACGCGATGGTGGCGGTGAACGCCGTCTGCGCGGAGACCGACGAGCGCGCGCGGTGGCTGGCCGGTCCGGCCGCGCTGTCGTTCCTGAAGCTGCGCTCCGGAAAGCCGGAACCCCTGGTCAGCCCGGAGGAGGCGGCGGCGTACCCGTACACCGCGCTGGAGCGGGAGTTCGTGGCGCAGCGCGGCGAGGGGCAGGCGACGGGGTCGCCGGAGACGGTCCGCCGGCAGCTCGGTGAGCTGCTGGAACGGACCCGGGCCGACGAGTTGATGTTGACCGCGCTGGTGTACGACGTGGCGGACCGGGTTCGCTCGTTCGAACTGATCGCGGAACAGGTCGCCGGCGGGCTGCGCCGCGCGGGGTGA